In Streptomyces sp. NBC_01231, the sequence GCGTCGCGCAGCCGCTTGATGTCGTCGGCCGTGTGCTTGACGGCGAGCTGGCGGGCGCAGGGCGGCTCGATGAGGGCCGCCGCGCGGTAGATGTCGCCCAGGGTGGCGCCCCGGTACTCGAGGATCAGGCCGGCGAAGCGGGCGGCCACATCGGCGTCGGGGGCGCTCACCCGGGCGCCACCGTGGGCGCCGCGGCGCACCGTGATCAGGGACTCCGACTCCAGTACCCGGAAGGCCTCGCGCAGGGTCGGCCGCGAGATGCCGAACTGCTCCATCAGCCCCGACTCCGGCGGCAGCGCGTCGTCGGGCTTCAGTTCGCCCCGTACGATCTGGCGGCGCAGGTGCGCGGCGACCAGCTCGGCGGTCTTCGGTACCCGCACCTGGCGTCCGACGCGGCTGCGGGAGGGGGCGGGTACGGTCGCCGCTTCTGCTGCGCGGGCTGCCTCGGCCACGGGGTCTCCTCATATAGCAAAATGAATCGTCTTAGTGCATGGAGGGTACCAGGTCAAGGGGTGAGTGATCTTCCCTTTGGCGGCATCCGATCTGGTGCCCGACTCGCCTTCTGGTATATAGATGATTCATCTATCTATTAGGCGCCAACAGCTCCGTGGGAGTGACCTCGATGACCGAGAACCCGACCCCGGTGATCCTCACCGAGCACACCGACGACGGGGTCATGCTGCTCACCCTGAACCGGCCCGACCGGCACAACGCCTGGACGCTGGAGATGGAGCTGCTCTACAACGAGCTGTTCGACCGGGCCGAGGCGGATCCGCGGGTACGGGCCGTGGTGCTCACCGGCGCCGGGCGCAGTTTCTGCCCGGGGATGGACATGAGCGTGCTGGACGGGGCGTCGTCCGGCGCCCGCCCGTGGCCCACCGACCAACTGCCTCCGCGTACCCGCCCCATGTCCTTCCCGAAGCCCGTGGTGGCGGCCGTCAACGGCGCCTGTGCCGGCATCGGGTTCAACCAGGCGCTGATGTGCGACGTCCGGTTCGCCGTCCCGCTCGCCAAGTTCGCCGCCGCCTTCAGCGCCCGCGGGCTGGTGGCCGAGGACGGCGTGTCCTGGCTCCTGCCCCGGCTGGTCGGCTACGGCAACGCGAGTGACCTGCTGCTGTCCTCGCGCCGGATCACCGGGACGGAGGCCCTGGCGATGGGCCTGGTCAACCGACTGGTCGAGCCGGAGGAACTCCTGCCGACGGCGCTTGCCTACGCGAGGGAACTGGCCCGGTCGGCCAGCCCGTACGCGATGTCCCTCATCAAGCGGCAGCTCGCCGACGACCAGGCACGGACCTTCACCGAGAGCAGCGAGCACGCGGCCGCCCTCCTGGCCACCGCGAAACGGGCCCCGGACTACCGCGAGGGCGTGCGCAGTTTCATCGAACGCCGGCCGCCGGAGTTCGCGGGTCTGGGCGAGGCCACGTCCGCACTCGAGGAGGCCACGTCGTGACCCGCCCCGAACTCCCGCTGCACCGCCGTACGATCACCGTCCGCGCGTACCAGGAGCCCGATGACGAGCTCTCGGTGGAGGCGGAACTGCGCGACGAACGGCCTTGGGAGGAGCCACCGGGAGGGGTGGTGCACCGGATGGTGCTCGCGGTGCGGATCCGTCTGGCCGACATGGTCGTCGTGGCCGCCGAGGCCGACATGGGGACCTTCCCGCACGCCGAGTGCCCGCTGATCGCCCCGGCCTTCGAAGGCCTGGTCGGGATGAGCGTCGCCGCCGGATACAACCGGGCGATCCAGGAGCGGTTCCGCGGGGTCTCCGGCTGTACGCACCTGTACGAGCTGGCCCGTGTCCTTGGTCCCGCGGTCATACAGGCCGCCATCTCGGCGGGAGCGTCGCGTCGTGCCGGCGGCGCTGAGACCCACAACCCGCGGGCCACCGCCGGAGTGATGAACAGCTGCCACATCTGGGCACCGGACGGAGTGGGCCTGCGGAAACTCGACGCGGGCTGGCGCCCGGGGACCGGCCCACGTCCGGTACCCGAGCTCAAGACCTTCGAGGGCGCCGACTAGTCGACGTCCACGGGCCCGTCGTCCGCCTTCTTGTCCTTGCCCGAGTGGAGCTGGATCAGGCCGCCCGCGTCGCCCTCCTCGGGGCGGCGGCCGTCGGAGGAGTCCGGGCCGTTCAGGTTCTGCCGGACCGAGTCGAGGATGGTCAGGCCCTGGGACACCAGGCCCGCGGCGATCTCGCCGAGGCCGTCCGCGCCGTTGAGGACGTTGACGTTGGCACCGGCGAGGCCTCCGGCGGCCTCCTTCACGATCTGCGGCAGCTGGTCGATCAGCATCCGGTCGAGGGCGACCCGGTCGTAGGAGGCCGCGGCCTCCGCCTGGATCTTCATCCGTTGCGCCTCGGCGGCGGCGAGCACCCTGATCCGCTCGGCCTCGGCCTCGGCGGGCTTCACGATCTCGGCCACCAGTTGCTGCTGGCGGAGCTTGGCCTGGCGCAGGGCCAGGTCCGTCTGGGCGTCGAGCACCTCCTGCTGGGCATGAGCCTGAGCCAGCGGCCCGGCCTGTGCGGCCTTCGCCTGTGCGCGGTCCACCTCGGCCGAGTACTCGGCCTTGACGATGGAGGTCTGGCGGGCGTACTCGGCCTGGTTGCGGGCCGCCGCCTGCTCCGCCTCGGCCGAGGCCTGGGTGGCCTGCGCCTGGGCGATCTGGGCCTGCCGCTGGATGGCCGCCTTGTGCGGCGCGGACATGGCCTCGATGTAGCCGACCTCGCCGTCGTCGATCGACTGGATCTGCAGCGAGTCCACGATCAGGCCGATCTTCGCCATCTCGACCTTCGAGGTGTCCAGGACCTCCGCGGCGAGCTTCTGCCGCTCGGTGACGATCTCCTCGACCGTCATGGAGCCG encodes:
- a CDS encoding FCD domain-containing protein: MAEAARAAEAATVPAPSRSRVGRQVRVPKTAELVAAHLRRQIVRGELKPDDALPPESGLMEQFGISRPTLREAFRVLESESLITVRRGAHGGARVSAPDADVAARFAGLILEYRGATLGDIYRAAALIEPPCARQLAVKHTADDIKRLRDAVAAEKSVLDDPLALVEAQDTFHALLVELTGNQTLILLCGMLRTIIDRANASYTAAATDAETQKAQALKGHRAHVRMVGLIESGKADEAEKLWQRHISSADDVVNAAGPKTVLELLD
- a CDS encoding enoyl-CoA hydratase-related protein, which produces MTENPTPVILTEHTDDGVMLLTLNRPDRHNAWTLEMELLYNELFDRAEADPRVRAVVLTGAGRSFCPGMDMSVLDGASSGARPWPTDQLPPRTRPMSFPKPVVAAVNGACAGIGFNQALMCDVRFAVPLAKFAAAFSARGLVAEDGVSWLLPRLVGYGNASDLLLSSRRITGTEALAMGLVNRLVEPEELLPTALAYARELARSASPYAMSLIKRQLADDQARTFTESSEHAAALLATAKRAPDYREGVRSFIERRPPEFAGLGEATSALEEATS
- a CDS encoding SPFH domain-containing protein translates to MFGYRVPAPDEAMLISGGRRGLGGAPFRVVTGHGKFVLPIFRKTRFLTLSMCEAEVTETCVTRQGIALHVRAVIAFKVGNDHESIINAGQRFLSDQDQMSVLTGRIFAGHLRAIIGSMTVEEIVTERQKLAAEVLDTSKVEMAKIGLIVDSLQIQSIDDGEVGYIEAMSAPHKAAIQRQAQIAQAQATQASAEAEQAAARNQAEYARQTSIVKAEYSAEVDRAQAKAAQAGPLAQAHAQQEVLDAQTDLALRQAKLRQQQLVAEIVKPAEAEAERIRVLAAAEAQRMKIQAEAAASYDRVALDRMLIDQLPQIVKEAAGGLAGANVNVLNGADGLGEIAAGLVSQGLTILDSVRQNLNGPDSSDGRRPEEGDAGGLIQLHSGKDKKADDGPVDVD
- a CDS encoding DUF2889 domain-containing protein — protein: MTRPELPLHRRTITVRAYQEPDDELSVEAELRDERPWEEPPGGVVHRMVLAVRIRLADMVVVAAEADMGTFPHAECPLIAPAFEGLVGMSVAAGYNRAIQERFRGVSGCTHLYELARVLGPAVIQAAISAGASRRAGGAETHNPRATAGVMNSCHIWAPDGVGLRKLDAGWRPGTGPRPVPELKTFEGAD